From [Clostridium] symbiosum, a single genomic window includes:
- the rbsC gene encoding ribose ABC transporter permease (functions to transport ribose at high affinity; forms a complex with RbsA2C2B), whose amino-acid sequence MKNNSFMKMLKGNSGIIAVLVIISIILSFASPVFLTTDNLLSVLRQVSNNMYLALGMTLVIILGGIDLSVGTCVAMCGTLTAGLMVNQGMPMAAAIAVGLFLGTLAGFLNGLIIATFKVPAFIVTMSMMNVAKGVAYIYSGGRSIRVSNDIFTGIGTGKLFGVLPLPVVYMVVLIIIFIVVLNKTKFGTYIFAIGGNRESARLSGVPIKKVEIAVFTISGFLAAFAGIVLSARMYSGQPGVGEGYELDAIAACVLGGISMTGGVGAVSGTIFGALVIGIISNGLNLIGLSSFWQLVVKGLIIVLAVIIDTQKGKDSVVKRIIRNAKERA is encoded by the coding sequence ATGAAAAATAACAGTTTTATGAAAATGCTGAAAGGAAATTCCGGAATCATAGCAGTGCTCGTCATCATCTCCATTATCCTGAGCTTCGCGTCACCGGTTTTCCTCACCACGGACAACCTTCTGTCTGTTCTCAGACAGGTATCAAATAATATGTATCTCGCACTTGGAATGACACTCGTCATTATCCTGGGAGGGATTGACCTCTCGGTTGGCACCTGTGTCGCCATGTGCGGCACCCTGACGGCCGGGCTTATGGTCAACCAGGGAATGCCGATGGCTGCGGCGATTGCGGTGGGACTGTTTCTCGGAACGCTGGCCGGTTTCTTAAACGGTTTAATCATTGCCACCTTTAAGGTGCCTGCCTTTATTGTAACCATGTCCATGATGAATGTGGCAAAGGGCGTCGCATACATCTACTCGGGAGGCCGTTCCATCAGGGTTTCCAACGATATATTTACCGGAATCGGAACAGGGAAATTATTTGGCGTCCTGCCTCTTCCTGTCGTTTACATGGTCGTTCTCATCATCATTTTTATCGTTGTATTAAACAAGACAAAATTCGGCACCTATATATTTGCCATCGGAGGCAACCGGGAGTCGGCCAGACTTTCCGGCGTGCCGATTAAAAAGGTGGAAATTGCGGTATTTACCATATCCGGTTTTCTGGCGGCATTCGCCGGTATCGTCCTTTCCGCGAGAATGTATTCCGGCCAGCCGGGCGTCGGAGAAGGGTATGAGCTGGACGCGATCGCAGCCTGCGTGCTGGGCGGAATCTCTATGACGGGCGGCGTCGGAGCCGTATCGGGAACGATTTTCGGCGCGCTGGTAATCGGCATCATCAGCAACGGCCTGAACCTGATTGGGCTCAGTTCCTTCTGGCAATTGGTTGTAAAGGGCCTGATTATCGTTCTGGCCGTCATCATCGACACCCAGAAGGGAAAAGACAGTGTAGTAAAACGCATCATAAGAAACGCGAAGGAGAGAGCATAA
- a CDS encoding sugar ABC transporter ATP-binding protein translates to MENIVLKMTDISKSFGGVHALNGIHFELREGEIHALLGENGAGKSTLIKVLGGIYRPDRGVISIGGKEIEIDNVQTAREHGIGIIHQEIVLVPYLTVAENIFLGREILDRFGFKDMKEMLRQAGEMLKSLGLDIEADTKIADLTIAQQQMVEIVKASSFNVKILVMDEPTSSLSDEEVEKLFETMTRLKAQKVSIIYISHRMEELFRMSDRITVIRDGSYVGTVNTKETDTDELVAMMVGRSLQNYYTRDYDTLREDSVILEVENLTKKGVFENISFRVRKGEILGFAGLVGAGRSEIMTCVFGADRFDSGRIILNGRDVRFKNCLEAINQGIAMVTEDRKKTGLTLINSIVFNTTLSSLKYYARGLLLSDAKKEAVTQEYIKSLNIKALSPDAAVGSMSGGNQQKVVIAKALATKPEILILDEPTRGVDVGAKAEIYSIINELAKKGMAIIMISSELPEIINMCDNVCVIKEGVKTGEIGHLELTQERIMKLATGV, encoded by the coding sequence GTGGAAAACATTGTATTAAAGATGACAGACATATCAAAAAGCTTCGGTGGAGTCCACGCTTTAAACGGGATTCATTTTGAGCTGAGAGAAGGGGAAATCCATGCCCTGCTGGGGGAGAACGGAGCCGGAAAGTCTACGCTTATCAAGGTCCTGGGCGGAATTTACAGACCGGACAGGGGCGTCATAAGCATTGGCGGAAAAGAGATTGAAATAGATAACGTCCAGACTGCCAGGGAGCACGGAATCGGAATCATCCATCAGGAGATCGTGCTGGTGCCTTACCTGACCGTGGCGGAAAATATTTTCCTGGGACGCGAGATTCTGGACCGGTTCGGCTTTAAGGATATGAAGGAAATGCTCCGTCAGGCCGGAGAAATGTTAAAAAGCCTGGGACTTGATATTGAGGCAGACACAAAGATTGCGGATTTGACCATTGCCCAGCAGCAGATGGTTGAAATCGTGAAAGCAAGCTCATTTAACGTGAAAATCCTGGTTATGGATGAGCCGACCTCTTCCCTGTCGGACGAAGAGGTGGAAAAGCTGTTTGAAACCATGACAAGGCTGAAGGCGCAGAAGGTAAGCATCATTTATATTTCCCACAGGATGGAAGAACTGTTCAGAATGTCGGATCGGATTACGGTCATCAGGGACGGCTCCTATGTGGGAACGGTAAATACAAAGGAAACAGACACCGACGAGCTGGTGGCCATGATGGTCGGCCGCAGCCTTCAGAATTATTATACAAGAGATTACGATACGCTCCGGGAGGATAGTGTAATTCTGGAAGTGGAAAATCTGACGAAGAAGGGCGTTTTTGAAAATATCAGCTTCAGGGTCAGAAAAGGTGAAATACTCGGTTTTGCAGGACTTGTGGGGGCTGGAAGAAGTGAGATTATGACCTGCGTCTTTGGCGCCGACCGCTTCGATTCAGGCCGGATCATCTTAAACGGCCGGGATGTGCGGTTTAAGAACTGCCTGGAAGCCATCAACCAGGGAATTGCCATGGTCACGGAGGACAGAAAGAAGACGGGGCTTACACTGATTAATTCGATCGTATTTAATACGACCCTTTCAAGCCTGAAGTACTACGCCAGGGGCCTTCTGCTCAGCGATGCGAAGAAAGAGGCGGTTACGCAGGAATACATAAAGAGCCTGAATATCAAAGCTCTGTCGCCTGACGCGGCGGTGGGCAGCATGTCAGGCGGCAACCAGCAGAAGGTGGTAATTGCAAAAGCACTGGCGACAAAGCCGGAAATACTGATACTGGACGAACCAACAAGGGGCGTGGACGTAGGCGCGAAAGCCGAGATTTACTCCATTATTAACGAGCTGGCAAAAAAGGGAATGGCGATTATCATGATCTCCTCGGAACTTCCCGAGATCATCAACATGTGCGACAACGTGTGCGTGATCAAGGAGGGCGTCAAGACGGGAGAAATTGGTCATCTGGAACTGACACAGGAACGAATTATGAAATTGGCTACGGGAGTGTAA
- a CDS encoding sugar ABC transporter substrate-binding protein: MKKTIAKVMAFTMLAATLAGCGGSGNKTETPAAEAKTEGAASEAAGTEGTESAEGTASYKFAFLPNTQNNTFQAAMNDTFKKLCNEKGYSYVCLDPDYDLNTQLSQMADVANQNFDAVFVIPVDSAGIRQGLEQIHEKNIPILNVDTPVIDDDLDLVETVIATDAYNAGTLVGQQMAADYPDGAKIAILDFPSNESCVNRVAGFMDGLGDAKDKFEIVAQQDGAAALDISMPIAEDIIQANPGINAFFCINDPSALGAAAAIKASGKTDIGVYSIDASPDGKAAILDGSFTAVAAQVPIGIAETAFEKAETLLAGGEIEKEILLPSFLVDKEKAEATLKDWQ; the protein is encoded by the coding sequence ATGAAGAAAACAATCGCGAAGGTGATGGCATTCACAATGCTGGCGGCAACACTGGCCGGATGCGGCGGATCGGGAAATAAGACAGAGACTCCGGCGGCAGAAGCAAAGACAGAGGGAGCAGCTTCTGAAGCGGCAGGAACGGAAGGAACCGAGAGCGCAGAGGGGACGGCATCCTATAAATTTGCATTTCTTCCTAATACACAGAACAATACATTCCAGGCGGCAATGAACGACACATTTAAAAAGCTTTGCAATGAAAAGGGGTACAGTTATGTGTGTCTTGACCCGGACTATGATTTAAATACCCAGTTATCCCAGATGGCCGATGTGGCAAACCAGAACTTCGACGCAGTGTTTGTAATTCCGGTTGATTCCGCAGGTATCAGACAGGGCCTTGAGCAGATACATGAGAAAAACATCCCGATCCTCAATGTGGATACCCCGGTGATCGATGATGATTTAGATTTAGTGGAAACCGTAATTGCCACCGACGCCTATAATGCGGGTACCTTAGTAGGACAGCAGATGGCAGCGGATTATCCCGACGGAGCAAAAATTGCCATTCTGGATTTCCCATCCAATGAATCATGCGTAAACCGCGTGGCCGGCTTTATGGACGGCCTCGGTGATGCAAAGGATAAATTTGAGATTGTCGCACAGCAGGACGGCGCGGCGGCGCTTGATATTTCCATGCCGATTGCAGAGGATATTATCCAGGCCAACCCGGGCATCAACGCATTCTTCTGTATCAACGACCCGTCGGCCCTCGGCGCTGCAGCCGCCATCAAGGCATCCGGAAAGACGGATATCGGCGTTTACTCCATCGACGCATCTCCGGACGGCAAGGCGGCAATCCTGGACGGTTCCTTCACCGCAGTTGCGGCACAGGTTCCGATTGGCATCGCAGAAACGGCATTTGAAAAGGCGGAAACACTTTTAGCCGGCGGCGAAATTGAAAAAGAAATCCTGTTACCTTCTTTCCTGGTTGACAAAGAGAAAGCAGAGGCGACATTGAAAGATTGGCAGTAA
- a CDS encoding LacI family DNA-binding transcriptional regulator — MATTIKDVAEKAGVSIATVSHVINGTRYVKPELTKKVLQAIRDTNYQVKAQKKPGTAKIGEKSVIAVVIPNVGGSLFTRIITCITELCESKGYSVSIYLTFDDIASEKRILENLMSSRQTAGIILAPSGQDSRYYQKIRQRGMPLVCIERTVSDHSISCVVADSKSIIYKGTQTLLNSGHKRIGILMSDREISTVNEQLTGFLDAMYDAGVHCDDTNIVKMNLYNNKDCERAIISHYENFKPTAYIACGNRITLILISTLQQLAVDIPEQLSVIGFSDESWCHLFGTPLTTFSHDCHRMAENALRLLFEQINGVTAVEEVHIPSLLEIRKSVKMIGKGPYGETTVSPDNLDLTPSEVKELQERKYRVGVSFHYGNTQWAAMHEKGLRYILSRCGINIVSVTDSNFDPNLQAIQLESLRMQGVDAIVAIPVDDTATANKFRQLSKETKLIFISNVPDGMSKGDYYSLVSTNERENGRGGAVLLGEHFKKEENVVVGFIVHGSKFLGTYLRDMIAEQTIREEYPNITIVESEPFYQIENAYAVAKKMILAHPEIKGLYVSWEGPALGVIRAMRELNRCDIKIVTFDLDYEIARILADEDIVLGLSAQKAYDQGVAAGQATAKALLNQRGYEYIGISPCVVERKNLLSAWKEVMHENAPDELAKTLKNELSKE; from the coding sequence ATGGCTACAACGATCAAGGATGTTGCGGAAAAAGCCGGGGTCTCGATTGCAACCGTCTCTCATGTCATAAACGGAACACGATACGTGAAACCCGAGCTGACAAAAAAGGTTCTGCAGGCTATCCGCGATACGAATTATCAGGTGAAAGCGCAGAAAAAGCCCGGCACTGCCAAGATAGGTGAAAAGTCCGTCATAGCCGTCGTAATTCCCAATGTGGGCGGCTCCTTATTTACCAGGATTATTACCTGCATCACGGAGCTTTGTGAGTCCAAAGGATATTCGGTATCCATCTATCTGACCTTCGATGATATTGCCTCCGAAAAGCGGATTCTGGAAAACCTGATGAGCAGCCGCCAAACCGCCGGAATTATACTTGCCCCCTCCGGCCAGGACAGCCGGTACTATCAGAAGATAAGACAGCGGGGTATGCCGCTTGTCTGCATTGAGCGCACAGTCTCGGACCACTCCATCTCCTGCGTAGTGGCCGACAGCAAGAGCATCATTTATAAGGGAACACAGACCCTTCTCAACAGCGGCCACAAGAGGATCGGCATCCTGATGTCGGACAGGGAGATTTCCACGGTCAATGAGCAGTTAACCGGTTTCCTCGACGCCATGTACGATGCAGGCGTACACTGTGACGACACCAACATTGTCAAAATGAATCTGTACAATAATAAGGACTGCGAACGGGCCATCATCAGCCATTATGAGAATTTCAAACCAACGGCCTATATTGCCTGTGGCAACCGGATTACACTGATTCTGATTTCTACTCTGCAGCAGCTTGCCGTCGACATACCCGAGCAGTTATCCGTCATCGGTTTCAGTGATGAATCATGGTGCCACCTCTTCGGCACGCCACTCACAACATTCTCCCACGACTGCCACAGAATGGCTGAGAATGCGCTGAGGCTCCTGTTTGAACAGATAAACGGAGTTACCGCGGTGGAGGAAGTACATATTCCGTCTCTTTTAGAAATCAGGAAGTCCGTCAAGATGATCGGTAAGGGGCCGTACGGTGAAACCACCGTTTCCCCCGACAATCTGGATTTGACCCCATCTGAGGTAAAGGAACTACAGGAGCGCAAATACAGGGTGGGCGTCTCCTTCCACTACGGCAACACCCAGTGGGCCGCCATGCACGAAAAGGGACTGCGCTATATTCTGTCCCGGTGCGGCATCAACATTGTTTCCGTCACCGACTCCAATTTTGACCCGAACCTCCAGGCAATCCAGCTCGAGAGCCTGCGGATGCAGGGGGTGGACGCCATCGTTGCGATTCCGGTAGACGATACGGCCACCGCCAACAAATTCCGTCAGCTCTCCAAGGAGACGAAACTGATTTTTATCAGCAATGTCCCGGACGGGATGAGCAAGGGGGATTACTATTCCCTCGTTTCCACCAATGAACGTGAAAACGGGCGGGGCGGAGCCGTGCTCCTGGGGGAACACTTCAAGAAGGAAGAGAATGTCGTGGTCGGTTTCATCGTGCACGGAAGCAAATTCCTCGGAACCTATCTGAGGGACATGATTGCGGAACAGACGATACGGGAGGAATATCCGAATATCACAATCGTGGAATCGGAACCGTTTTACCAGATAGAAAATGCCTATGCAGTGGCAAAAAAGATGATTCTCGCCCACCCGGAAATCAAGGGACTCTATGTTTCCTGGGAAGGCCCTGCTCTCGGAGTCATCCGGGCGATGCGGGAACTGAACCGCTGCGATATTAAGATTGTGACCTTTGATTTAGATTATGAGATAGCAAGAATCCTGGCCGATGAGGATATCGTGCTCGGCCTGAGCGCGCAGAAGGCCTACGACCAGGGCGTCGCCGCAGGCCAGGCTACCGCCAAGGCGCTGCTGAACCAGAGGGGATATGAGTATATCGGGATCTCCCCCTGTGTTGTGGAGCGGAAAAATCTCCTGTCGGCCTGGAAGGAAGTTATGCATGAGAATGCGCCGGATGAGCTGGCTAAGACGTTGAAGAATGAGTTGTCGAAGGAGTAG
- a CDS encoding response regulator transcription factor — protein sequence MSRILIVEDEESIAELEKDYLELSGFEVEMENNGESGLKRGLEEDFDLLILDLMLPGMDGFEICKKVREVKNTPIIMVSAKKDDIDKIRGLGLGADDYITKPFSPSEMVARVKAHMARYERLIGSGTPENEIIEIRGLKIDKTARRVYINGEEKNFTTKEFDLLAFLAQNPNHVFTKEELFSKIWDMESLGDIATVTVHIKKIREKIEFNTAKPQYIETIWGVGYRFKV from the coding sequence ATGAGCAGAATTTTAATTGTTGAAGACGAAGAGAGCATCGCGGAGCTTGAGAAGGATTATCTGGAACTCTCCGGTTTTGAAGTAGAGATGGAGAACAACGGGGAATCAGGACTGAAACGGGGCCTGGAAGAAGATTTTGATCTGCTGATTCTGGATCTGATGCTTCCCGGTATGGATGGTTTTGAGATTTGCAAGAAAGTCCGCGAGGTGAAGAATACTCCGATTATCATGGTTTCGGCAAAGAAAGACGATATAGACAAGATAAGAGGCCTGGGCCTGGGCGCCGACGATTACATTACAAAGCCCTTCAGCCCGAGTGAGATGGTGGCCAGGGTTAAAGCCCATATGGCAAGATACGAGCGCCTGATTGGCAGCGGAACTCCGGAGAACGAGATTATAGAAATCAGGGGTTTAAAGATCGACAAGACGGCAAGGCGCGTTTATATTAACGGGGAAGAGAAGAATTTCACCACGAAGGAATTCGACCTTCTGGCCTTCCTTGCCCAGAACCCGAACCACGTGTTTACGAAGGAAGAACTCTTCAGTAAGATCTGGGATATGGAATCCCTGGGAGATATTGCAACCGTTACGGTGCATATTAAAAAAATAAGGGAGAAGATAGAATTCAATACTGCAAAGCCGCAGTATATTGAGACGATCTGGGGTGTAGGATATCGGTTTAAGGTGTGA
- a CDS encoding HAMP domain-containing sensor histidine kinase: MKIKTRLAIAFITITVVPIALIYIAVMGLVNYQGRSFQKNYGLNEQVDLLSGNSMQVFNRLTQGVQNTIRKSVEADPSIFDDESYLESLNDELEKKYSYLIVRKGDDITFSGANEGFELADQLPPYDDYKVNSSGGFYLDGEEQHLLKQIDFTFSDGAEGSLFIVTNVGEYVPEIKSMISEMLLVGVLIICFTAGILIMWVYRALLQPLTKLQEATKKIRDGNLDFTLDVDNDDEIGLLCQDFEEMRLRLKESSEEKLQYDKESKELISNISHDLKTPITAIKGYVEGIQDGVASSPEKLDKYIKTIYNKANDMDRLIDELTFYSKIDTNKIPYNYTKINVAEYFGDCVEEVGLDMETRGIELGYFNYVDNDVVIIADAEQMKRVINNIIGNSLKYLDKKKGIINIRIKDDGDFIQIVIEDNGKGIAAKDVPFIFDRFYRTDSSRNSSKGGSGIGLSIVKKIIEDHGGRIWATSKEGIGTEVHFVLRKYQEVIQE, from the coding sequence ATGAAGATAAAGACACGTCTTGCTATTGCATTTATCACAATTACGGTGGTTCCTATTGCACTGATTTATATTGCCGTTATGGGACTTGTCAATTATCAGGGCCGTTCCTTCCAGAAGAACTATGGGCTGAATGAACAGGTTGATCTGCTCTCCGGCAACTCCATGCAGGTATTTAACCGTCTGACACAGGGAGTTCAGAATACAATCCGTAAGTCGGTGGAGGCAGACCCCTCCATTTTTGACGATGAGAGCTATCTGGAATCCCTGAATGATGAACTGGAGAAGAAGTACTCGTATTTGATTGTCAGAAAAGGAGACGATATCACTTTTTCCGGCGCGAATGAGGGATTTGAGCTGGCGGACCAGCTTCCGCCCTATGATGATTACAAGGTGAACTCGTCCGGCGGTTTTTATCTCGACGGCGAGGAACAGCACCTTTTAAAGCAGATTGATTTTACATTCTCGGACGGAGCGGAGGGCAGCCTGTTTATTGTGACGAATGTAGGCGAATACGTTCCGGAGATTAAGTCGATGATCAGCGAGATGCTGCTGGTGGGAGTGCTGATTATCTGTTTCACGGCAGGTATCCTGATTATGTGGGTATACAGGGCGCTGCTGCAGCCGCTGACCAAGCTTCAGGAGGCCACGAAGAAGATTCGTGACGGCAACCTGGACTTCACACTGGATGTGGACAACGACGACGAGATTGGCCTGCTCTGCCAGGATTTTGAAGAGATGCGTCTAAGGCTCAAGGAATCCTCGGAGGAGAAGCTCCAGTATGACAAGGAGAGCAAGGAACTGATCAGCAATATTTCCCATGATCTGAAGACGCCGATCACGGCTATCAAGGGTTATGTGGAGGGAATCCAGGACGGTGTTGCCTCGTCACCCGAAAAGCTGGATAAATATATCAAAACGATTTATAATAAGGCTAATGATATGGATCGCCTGATTGACGAGCTGACATTCTATTCCAAGATTGATACGAATAAAATACCGTATAACTACACGAAGATCAACGTGGCGGAATATTTCGGGGATTGTGTGGAAGAGGTCGGCCTGGATATGGAGACCCGTGGAATTGAGCTGGGATACTTCAACTATGTGGACAACGACGTTGTGATAATTGCCGATGCGGAGCAGATGAAGCGCGTGATTAACAACATTATCGGCAATTCCTTAAAATACCTGGATAAGAAAAAGGGAATCATTAATATCAGAATTAAGGATGACGGTGATTTTATCCAGATTGTGATTGAGGATAACGGGAAAGGAATTGCGGCCAAGGACGTGCCATTTATATTTGACCGCTTTTACAGGACGGACTCCTCCAGGAATTCTTCCAAGGGAGGCAGCGGCATCGGCCTGTCCATCGTGAAGAAGATTATTGAGGATCATGGCGGCAGGATCTGGGCTACGAGCAAAGAAGGAATTGGCACTGAGGTTCATTTTGTGCTTAGAAAATACCAGGAGGTTATTCAGGAATGA
- the metK gene encoding methionine adenosyltransferase codes for MEKILFTSESVTEGHPDKMCDQISDAILDALLEQDPMSRVACETATTTGLVMVMGEITTQAYVDIQKIVRETVREIGYDRAKYGFDCDTCGVITAIDEQSTDIAMGVDKALEAKENKMSDEELEAIGAGDQGMMFGYATNETEEFMPYPIYMAHRLARRLTEVRKDGTLPYLRPDGKTQVTVEYDGNGAPIRLDTIVLSTQHDENVTQEQIHKDIKRYVFDPVLPSGMIDSETKFFINPTGRFVIGGPHGDSGLTGRKIIVDTYGGYARHGGGAFSGKDCTKVDRSAAYAARYVAKNIVAAGLADKCEIQLSYAIGVAQPTSVMVDTFGTGKLSDQELVGIIREHFDLRPAGIIKMLDLRRPLYKQTAAYGHFGRNDLDLPWEKLDKADLLKGYLK; via the coding sequence ATGGAAAAAATACTTTTTACATCTGAGTCAGTGACCGAAGGCCATCCGGACAAAATGTGCGATCAGATTTCCGATGCCATTCTGGATGCTTTATTAGAGCAGGATCCGATGAGCCGCGTTGCCTGCGAGACGGCTACCACGACGGGCCTTGTCATGGTAATGGGCGAGATTACAACACAGGCCTATGTGGATATTCAGAAAATCGTGCGTGAGACAGTGCGTGAGATTGGATATGACAGGGCTAAATACGGTTTTGACTGTGACACCTGCGGTGTGATTACAGCGATTGACGAGCAGTCCACTGATATTGCAATGGGAGTGGACAAGGCTTTGGAAGCCAAAGAGAATAAAATGTCCGATGAAGAGCTGGAGGCAATCGGAGCCGGTGATCAGGGCATGATGTTTGGTTATGCTACAAACGAGACGGAAGAATTTATGCCGTACCCGATTTATATGGCACACAGACTGGCCCGCCGCCTGACGGAAGTGCGCAAGGATGGAACTCTTCCTTATCTCCGTCCCGATGGAAAAACACAGGTTACGGTAGAGTATGACGGGAACGGAGCGCCAATCCGCCTGGATACGATTGTTCTGTCGACACAGCATGATGAGAATGTAACTCAGGAACAGATTCATAAGGACATTAAACGCTATGTATTTGACCCGGTTCTGCCGTCCGGCATGATCGATTCCGAGACAAAATTCTTTATTAATCCGACCGGACGCTTTGTAATCGGCGGCCCTCATGGGGACAGCGGACTGACCGGACGTAAGATTATCGTTGACACCTACGGCGGATATGCCCGTCACGGCGGCGGCGCGTTCTCCGGTAAGGACTGTACCAAGGTAGACCGTTCGGCTGCTTATGCGGCCCGCTATGTGGCAAAGAATATCGTAGCCGCAGGACTGGCGGACAAGTGCGAGATCCAGCTTTCCTACGCAATCGGCGTGGCACAGCCTACATCCGTTATGGTCGACACCTTCGGCACCGGCAAACTGAGTGATCAGGAGCTGGTCGGCATCATCCGTGAACATTTTGACCTGCGTCCGGCAGGAATCATCAAAATGCTAGATCTGCGCCGTCCGCTTTACAAACAGACTGCCGCATACGGTCATTTCGGCCGTAATGATCTGGATCTTCCGTGGGAGAAACTGGACAAGGCAGACCTGCTTAAGGGTTATTTAAAATAA
- a CDS encoding UDP-N-acetylglucosamine 1-carboxyvinyltransferase, with the protein MEQYIMKGGNSLVGEVIISGAKNAALGILAASIMTDEDVLIENLPDVRDINVLLEAIDQIGADVDRIDRHTVRINAKNIKEVSVDDEYIRKIRASYYFIGALLGKYKSAEVPLPGGCNIGSRPIDQHLKGFRALGAKIEVEKGAVVAHAIDLVGSHIYLDVVSVGATINIMMAATLAEGETIIENPAKEPHVVDVANFLNSMGANVKGAGTDVIRIKGVHKLHGTEYSIIPDQIEAGTFMCAAAITRGDVMVQNVIPKHLEAITAKLIELGCEVREFDEAVRVVGKPKQKHTDIKTLPYPGFPTDMQPQMTVTLALAEGTSIVTESIFENRFKYVDELARMGSNVKVEGYTAIISGVKKLTGAQVNAPDLRAGAALVIAGLAAEGYTIVDEIGYIQRGYENFEKKLQGLGAVIEKVDSEKEAQKFKLKVG; encoded by the coding sequence ATGGAACAATATATTATGAAAGGCGGCAACTCTCTGGTAGGGGAAGTCATTATCAGCGGAGCAAAGAATGCTGCTTTGGGAATCTTGGCTGCATCAATCATGACGGACGAGGATGTTCTGATAGAGAACCTTCCGGATGTCAGAGATATCAATGTGCTTCTTGAAGCGATAGATCAGATCGGCGCCGACGTGGATCGTATTGACAGACATACGGTCCGTATTAATGCAAAGAACATTAAAGAGGTCAGCGTAGATGATGAATATATACGCAAGATCCGTGCGTCCTACTATTTTATAGGCGCTCTGCTGGGCAAGTATAAGAGTGCGGAAGTGCCGCTTCCCGGCGGATGCAATATCGGCAGCAGGCCGATTGACCAGCACCTGAAGGGGTTCCGTGCCCTCGGCGCCAAGATCGAGGTGGAGAAGGGCGCAGTAGTGGCCCATGCCATCGATCTGGTGGGCAGCCATATTTATCTGGATGTAGTTTCCGTAGGGGCTACGATCAATATTATGATGGCGGCTACCCTGGCGGAAGGCGAGACTATCATTGAGAACCCTGCAAAGGAACCTCACGTAGTCGATGTTGCCAACTTCCTGAACAGCATGGGAGCCAATGTCAAAGGAGCCGGTACGGATGTAATCCGTATTAAGGGGGTCCACAAACTGCATGGAACGGAGTATTCCATTATTCCCGATCAGATAGAAGCAGGGACATTCATGTGTGCCGCCGCGATCACCCGTGGCGATGTTATGGTACAGAATGTTATTCCGAAGCACCTGGAGGCGATTACCGCCAAGCTGATCGAGCTGGGCTGTGAAGTCAGGGAGTTTGACGAGGCCGTACGCGTTGTGGGCAAGCCAAAACAGAAACATACGGACATCAAGACACTGCCATACCCGGGATTCCCGACTGATATGCAGCCGCAGATGACCGTCACGCTGGCCCTGGCAGAGGGAACCAGCATTGTTACAGAGAGTATTTTCGAGAACCGTTTCAAATACGTGGACGAGCTTGCCAGGATGGGAAGCAATGTCAAAGTGGAAGGCTATACCGCTATCATCAGCGGAGTAAAGAAGCTGACGGGAGCACAGGTAAATGCACCGGACCTGAGAGCCGGCGCTGCGCTTGTCATTGCGGGATTAGCCGCCGAGGGATATACAATTGTCGACGAGATAGGATATATCCAGAGGGGTTATGAGAATTTTGAGAAGAAACTTCAGGGCCTGGGAGCCGTAATTGAGAAGGTGGATTCTGAGAAAGAAGCCCAAAAGTTTAAATTAAAAGTAGGCTGA